The following proteins are encoded in a genomic region of Kosakonia oryzae:
- the argS gene encoding arginine--tRNA ligase — protein sequence MNIQALLSEKVSQAMIAAGAPADCEPQVRQSAKVQFGDYQANGVMAVAKKLGMAPRQLAEQVLSHLSLDGIANKVEIAGPGFINIFLAPEFLAAEVNQALKSERLGVTQPQPQTIVIDYSAPNVAKEMHVGHLRSTIIGDASVRTLEFLGHHVIRANHVGDWGTQFGMLIAYLELKQQENAGEMALADLEGFYREAKKHYDEDADFAERARGYVVKLQGGDEYCREMWRKLVDITMSQNQKTYERLNVTLTRKDVMGESLYNPMLPGIVADLKAKGLAVESEGATVVFLDEYKNKEGEPMGVIIQKKDGGYLYTTTDIACAKYRYETLHADRVLYYIDSRQHQHLMQAWTIVRKAGYVPDSVPLEHHMFGMMLGKDGKPFKTRAGGTVKLADLLDEALERARRLVAEKNPEMPADELEKLANAVGIGAVKYADLSKNRTTDYVFDWDNMLAFEGNTAPYMQYAYTRVLSVFRKAGLEESELENAPVIINEERESQLAARLLQFEETLNVVAREGTPHVMCAYLYDLAGLFSGFYEHCPILSAGNEEVRNSRLKLALLTAKTLKLGLDTLGIETIDRM from the coding sequence GTGAATATTCAGGCTCTTCTCTCAGAAAAAGTCAGTCAGGCTATGATTGCGGCAGGCGCGCCCGCCGATTGCGAACCGCAGGTTCGTCAGTCAGCTAAAGTTCAGTTTGGCGACTATCAGGCTAACGGTGTAATGGCAGTGGCTAAAAAACTGGGCATGGCGCCGCGACAACTGGCTGAGCAGGTTCTGTCTCATCTCTCACTCGACGGGATTGCTAACAAAGTTGAGATCGCCGGGCCCGGTTTTATCAATATCTTCCTCGCACCGGAATTTCTCGCGGCGGAAGTTAACCAGGCGCTGAAATCTGAACGCCTGGGCGTAACACAGCCGCAGCCGCAAACCATTGTGATTGACTACTCTGCGCCAAACGTGGCGAAAGAGATGCACGTTGGCCATCTGCGTTCAACCATTATTGGCGATGCCTCCGTACGTACGCTGGAATTCCTCGGGCACCACGTTATTCGCGCGAACCATGTTGGCGACTGGGGCACCCAGTTCGGCATGTTGATTGCGTATCTTGAGCTGAAGCAGCAAGAAAACGCCGGTGAAATGGCGCTGGCCGATCTGGAAGGTTTCTACCGCGAAGCGAAAAAGCATTACGACGAAGATGCCGATTTCGCTGAACGTGCGCGCGGCTATGTCGTAAAACTGCAGGGTGGCGACGAATACTGCCGTGAAATGTGGCGCAAGCTGGTCGACATCACTATGAGTCAGAACCAGAAAACCTATGAGCGCTTAAACGTTACCCTGACGCGCAAAGATGTGATGGGTGAAAGCCTCTACAACCCGATGCTGCCTGGTATCGTTGCCGACCTGAAAGCAAAAGGTCTGGCGGTAGAAAGTGAAGGCGCTACCGTGGTGTTCCTTGATGAGTACAAAAACAAGGAAGGCGAACCGATGGGGGTTATCATCCAGAAGAAGGATGGCGGCTACCTCTACACCACGACGGATATCGCCTGCGCCAAATATCGTTATGAAACGCTGCATGCCGATCGCGTGCTCTACTACATTGATTCCCGTCAGCATCAGCATCTGATGCAGGCGTGGACCATCGTGCGCAAAGCCGGTTATGTGCCGGATTCCGTACCGCTGGAACACCATATGTTCGGCATGATGCTGGGCAAAGATGGTAAACCGTTTAAAACCCGTGCCGGCGGTACGGTGAAACTTGCCGATCTGCTGGATGAAGCGCTGGAGCGCGCCCGTCGTCTGGTGGCCGAGAAAAACCCGGAGATGCCAGCAGACGAGCTGGAAAAACTGGCTAACGCGGTGGGCATCGGCGCGGTGAAATACGCGGATCTGTCAAAGAACCGTACCACCGATTACGTTTTCGACTGGGATAACATGCTGGCGTTTGAAGGCAATACCGCGCCGTATATGCAGTATGCCTATACGCGCGTACTCTCCGTGTTCCGCAAAGCGGGGCTTGAAGAGAGCGAGCTGGAAAATGCACCGGTTATCATCAATGAAGAGCGCGAATCGCAACTGGCGGCTCGCCTGCTGCAATTTGAAGAGACGCTGAATGTTGTGGCGCGTGAAGGGACGCCGCACGTGATGTGCGCCTACCTTTACGATCTGGCCGGTCTGTTTTCCGGTTTCTATGAGCACTGCCCGATTCTCTCCGCCGGGAATGAAGAGGTGCGCAACAGCCGTCTGAAACTGGCGCTGCTGACGGCGAAAACGCTGAAGCTGGGGCTGGATACGCTGGGAATTGAGACCATCGACAGAATGTAA
- a CDS encoding VOC family protein — translation MNNWQEIEELQDILADLPRFRDDLQALTARLGLAIAPLHADHISLRCHQNATADRWRRGFERCAELLSENIINGRPICLFKLHQPLHVEHWAFTVIELPWPGEKRYPHEGWEHIEIVLPGAPETLNARALALLADEGLSQPGIVVKTSSPKGERERLPNPTLAVTDGKVTVKFHPWTIEEIVASEQ, via the coding sequence ATGAACAACTGGCAAGAAATTGAAGAATTGCAGGATATTCTCGCGGATCTGCCGCGTTTTCGCGACGATTTGCAGGCGCTAACCGCGCGATTAGGGTTGGCGATTGCGCCACTTCATGCCGACCATATTTCTCTGCGCTGCCACCAGAACGCCACGGCAGATCGCTGGCGACGCGGGTTTGAACGGTGCGCTGAACTGCTGTCGGAAAATATCATCAACGGGCGCCCGATCTGCTTATTTAAATTGCATCAGCCGCTGCACGTGGAGCACTGGGCATTTACGGTGATTGAACTGCCGTGGCCGGGCGAGAAACGTTATCCGCACGAAGGTTGGGAGCATATCGAAATTGTCCTGCCAGGCGCGCCGGAAACCCTGAATGCCCGCGCGCTGGCGCTGCTGGCTGATGAAGGATTAAGCCAGCCCGGGATCGTCGTGAAAACCAGTTCGCCAAAAGGGGAACGTGAACGTTTGCCAAACCCAACGCTTGCGGTAACCGACGGCAAAGTGACGGTGAAATTTCACCCGTGGACCATTGAAGAGATTGTCGCCAGCGAGCAGTGA
- the cutC gene encoding copper homeostasis protein CutC — translation MALLEICCYGVDDAVIAQQQGADRIEFCAAPKEGGLTPSAGALKSIRQRVTIPVHPIVRPRGGDFCYRADEFAAMLEDIQLLRELGFPGLVTGVLNEDGQVDMPRMQEIMSAAQGMAVTFHRAFDMCANPHQACDALAELGVVRILTSGQQASAEKGLSLIRELNARSGAPIIMAGAGVRPQNLEMFLEAGVKEVHSSAGRWSASPMRYRNSGLSMSSDAQADEYARYGVDGAAVAKMKQIIALHRP, via the coding sequence ATGGCCTTACTGGAAATCTGTTGTTACGGCGTTGATGACGCGGTGATCGCCCAGCAGCAGGGGGCAGATCGCATCGAGTTTTGTGCGGCACCGAAAGAGGGCGGGTTAACGCCTTCCGCCGGTGCGCTGAAAAGCATCCGCCAACGAGTGACGATTCCGGTGCATCCGATTGTTCGCCCGCGCGGCGGCGATTTTTGCTACCGCGCCGATGAATTTGCCGCCATGCTGGAAGATATCCAGTTGCTGCGTGAACTCGGTTTTCCCGGCCTGGTCACGGGGGTACTGAACGAAGACGGTCAGGTCGATATGCCGCGTATGCAGGAAATTATGTCGGCAGCGCAGGGGATGGCGGTGACCTTTCATCGTGCCTTCGATATGTGCGCCAACCCGCATCAGGCCTGCGATGCGCTGGCAGAATTAGGCGTTGTTCGTATTCTCACTTCCGGTCAGCAGGCGTCGGCAGAAAAAGGACTTTCATTAATTAGGGAACTTAATGCCCGCTCTGGCGCTCCAATCATTATGGCCGGTGCTGGTGTGCGTCCGCAAAACCTGGAAATGTTTCTGGAGGCGGGGGTCAAAGAGGTTCACAGCTCGGCAGGACGCTGGTCAGCGTCACCAATGCGTTATCGCAATAGTGGATTATCGATGTCGTCGGATGCCCAGGCGGATGAATATGCCCGCTACGGTGTTGACGGCGCGGCAGTGGCGAAGATGAAGCAGATCATTGCGCTTCACCGCCCGTAA
- the cmoB gene encoding tRNA 5-methoxyuridine(34)/uridine 5-oxyacetic acid(34) synthase CmoB — translation MIEFGRFYQQIAVGPLAHWLDTLPPQISAWQREALHGQFKQWNNAVEFLPQLTPAKLDLLNGVTAQSDEPLSAGQLKGMETLLRNLMPWRKGPFSLYGIDIDTEWRSDWKWERVLPHLSDLRGRTILDVGCGSGYHLWRMIGAGASLAIGIDPTQLFLCQFEAVRKLLGDDRRAHLLPLGIEQLPALNAFDTVFSMGVLYHRRSPLEHLWQLKDQLVKEGELVLETLVVEGDEHTVLVPGDRYAQMRNVYFIPSALALKNWLEKCGFVDVRIADMCVTSTEEQRRTPWMVTESLADFLDPHDSTKTVEGYPAPLRAVLIARKP, via the coding sequence ATGATCGAGTTTGGCCGTTTTTATCAGCAAATTGCCGTTGGCCCGCTAGCGCACTGGCTCGACACGCTACCGCCGCAAATTTCCGCCTGGCAGCGCGAGGCCCTGCACGGGCAGTTTAAACAGTGGAACAATGCGGTCGAATTTCTGCCGCAGCTTACACCAGCAAAGCTGGATCTGCTCAATGGCGTGACGGCGCAAAGTGATGAACCGCTGAGCGCCGGTCAGCTCAAAGGCATGGAAACCCTGCTGCGTAACCTGATGCCGTGGCGCAAAGGGCCGTTTTCTCTGTATGGCATTGATATTGACACCGAATGGCGATCCGACTGGAAGTGGGAGCGCGTGCTGCCGCACCTGTCAGACTTACGCGGACGTACCATTCTCGATGTCGGCTGCGGCAGCGGTTATCACCTGTGGCGCATGATTGGCGCCGGAGCGTCGCTGGCAATCGGGATCGATCCGACGCAACTCTTTTTGTGTCAGTTCGAAGCGGTACGTAAGCTGCTGGGCGACGATCGCCGTGCGCACTTGTTGCCGCTGGGGATTGAGCAACTTCCGGCGCTGAACGCCTTCGACACCGTATTTTCGATGGGCGTACTGTATCACCGCCGTTCGCCGCTGGAACATCTGTGGCAACTGAAAGATCAACTGGTGAAAGAGGGTGAGCTGGTTCTGGAAACGCTGGTGGTTGAAGGTGATGAACATACAGTTCTGGTTCCGGGCGATCGCTATGCGCAAATGCGCAACGTCTACTTTATTCCTTCTGCGCTGGCGTTGAAAAACTGGCTTGAGAAGTGCGGTTTTGTCGATGTGCGTATCGCCGATATGTGCGTTACCAGCACCGAGGAACAGCGCCGGACACCGTGGATGGTGACCGAATCGCTGGCGGATTTCCTCGATCCGCATGACAGCACGAAAACCGTCGAAGGTTATCCGGCGCCGCTGCGCGCCGTACTGATTGCCCGCAAACCATAA
- the cmoA gene encoding carboxy-S-adenosyl-L-methionine synthase CmoA encodes MSHRDTLFSAPIASLGDWTFDERVAEVFPDMIQRSVPGYSNIISMIGMLAERFVQPATQVYDLGCSLGAATLSVRRNIHQDGCKIIAVDNSPAMVERCRRHIDAYKAPTPVEVIEGDIRDIQIENASMVVLNFTLQFLEPDDRLKLLQKVYQGLNPGGALVLSEKFSFEDSTVGELLFNMHHDFKRANGYSELEISQKRSMLENVMLTDSVEAHKARLHTAGFEHSELWFQCFNFGSLVALKAEKA; translated from the coding sequence ATGTCTCACCGCGACACGCTTTTTTCTGCGCCTATCGCCAGCCTGGGCGACTGGACTTTCGATGAACGGGTAGCCGAAGTCTTCCCGGATATGATCCAGCGTTCCGTACCGGGTTACTCCAATATCATTTCGATGATCGGCATGCTGGCGGAGCGCTTCGTGCAGCCTGCCACGCAGGTTTACGATCTCGGTTGTTCACTCGGTGCCGCCACGCTGTCGGTACGCCGCAACATTCATCAGGATGGCTGCAAAATTATCGCCGTGGATAACTCGCCGGCCATGGTCGAACGCTGCCGTCGCCATATTGACGCCTACAAAGCGCCGACGCCCGTTGAGGTGATCGAAGGCGATATTCGCGATATTCAGATCGAAAATGCCTCAATGGTGGTGCTCAACTTTACGTTGCAATTTCTCGAGCCGGACGACCGCCTGAAGCTGCTGCAAAAGGTCTATCAGGGGCTGAATCCGGGCGGTGCGCTGGTGTTGTCGGAAAAATTCAGTTTTGAAGATAGTACTGTCGGCGAGCTGCTGTTCAATATGCATCACGACTTTAAACGCGCCAACGGTTACAGCGAACTGGAGATCAGCCAGAAACGCAGCATGCTGGAAAACGTCATGCTGACAGATTCCGTCGAGGCGCATAAAGCGCGCCTGCATACCGCCGGGTTTGAACACAGCGAATTGTGGTTCCAGTGCTTTAACTTCGGCTCGCTGGTTGCACTGAAGGCGGAGAAGGCATGA
- a CDS encoding MAPEG family protein encodes MVSALYAVLGALLLLKFSFDVIRLRSQYRVSYGDGGFSELQSAIRIHGNAVEYIPVALLLLLFMEMDGAETWMVHICGMMLIVGRLMHYYGYHHRLVRWRRSGMGATFCSLVLMVLANLWYMPWELVFSLH; translated from the coding sequence ATGGTTAGCGCGCTCTACGCCGTGCTGGGTGCATTATTGCTGCTGAAGTTTTCTTTTGATGTTATCCGCCTGCGTTCACAATATCGCGTCAGTTATGGCGACGGCGGGTTCAGTGAACTGCAAAGCGCGATACGCATTCATGGTAATGCCGTGGAATATATTCCTGTCGCGCTGCTGTTGTTGCTGTTCATGGAGATGGACGGCGCAGAAACCTGGATGGTGCATATCTGCGGGATGATGTTGATTGTTGGTCGCCTGATGCATTATTACGGATACCACCATCGGCTGGTTCGCTGGCGTCGTTCTGGTATGGGTGCAACGTTTTGTTCGCTGGTGCTGATGGTGCTGGCCAACCTGTGGTATATGCCCTGGGAGTTGGTTTTCTCCCTGCATTAG
- a CDS encoding DUF72 domain-containing protein, with the protein MMYVGLPQWSHPKWVRLGIDSLEAYARHFNCVEGNTTLYALPKAEVVARWYAQTSDDFRFCFKFPATISHQAALRNCDDLTAEFFSRMSPLAGRIGQYWLQLPAVFSPRDLPALWAFLDALPGEFTYGVEVRHPLFFAKGEEEKALNQGLHARGVNRVILDSRPVHSAIAHSEAVIEAQRKKPKVPVHALITAHHPMVRFIGSDNMAQNRQLFAVWLEKLPQWEQTTTPYLFLHTPDIAQAPELVETLWQDLSTAIPAIGAAPSLPQQSSLF; encoded by the coding sequence ATGATGTATGTCGGCCTGCCGCAATGGTCGCACCCGAAATGGGTGCGTCTTGGCATTGACAGTCTTGAGGCGTATGCCCGCCACTTCAACTGTGTCGAAGGCAACACCACGCTGTATGCGCTTCCCAAAGCGGAGGTCGTCGCGCGCTGGTACGCGCAGACCAGCGATGATTTTCGCTTCTGTTTTAAATTTCCGGCCACCATTTCGCACCAGGCGGCGCTGCGAAATTGCGACGATCTGACAGCGGAATTTTTCAGCCGCATGTCCCCGTTAGCGGGACGAATAGGTCAGTACTGGTTACAACTTCCGGCCGTTTTCTCACCGCGGGACTTGCCTGCACTGTGGGCATTTCTTGATGCGCTTCCCGGGGAATTTACCTACGGCGTCGAAGTGCGCCACCCGCTCTTTTTCGCCAAAGGCGAAGAAGAAAAAGCCCTTAATCAGGGTTTGCATGCCCGTGGCGTCAACCGCGTGATCCTTGACAGCCGTCCGGTGCACAGCGCAATTGCGCACAGTGAAGCCGTGATTGAAGCCCAGCGCAAAAAACCGAAAGTGCCGGTACATGCGCTGATCACCGCTCATCATCCTATGGTGCGTTTCATTGGTAGCGACAATATGGCGCAGAATCGGCAGCTTTTCGCCGTCTGGCTGGAAAAGTTGCCGCAATGGGAACAGACCACCACACCGTATCTTTTCCTGCATACCCCGGATATCGCCCAGGCGCCGGAACTGGTTGAGACGCTGTGGCAGGATCTTTCCACCGCCATCCCGGCTATTGGCGCGGCGCCTTCCCTTCCGCAGCAATCTTCTCTTTTTTGA
- a CDS encoding hydrolase: MLKLNAEKTALVVIDLQEGILPFAGGPHAAQDVVKRAAALAEKFRANGAPVVLVRVGWSADFAEALKQPVDAATGGHALPDNWWTYPQALGKKESDIEVTKRQWGAFYGTDLELQLRRRGIDTIVLCGISTNIGVESTARNAWELGFSLVLAEDACSAANAEQHQGSMKNIFPRISRVRSTDEILSAL, translated from the coding sequence ATGCTGAAGCTCAATGCTGAGAAAACCGCTCTGGTGGTGATCGATTTACAGGAAGGAATTCTGCCTTTCGCCGGTGGTCCTCACGCGGCACAGGATGTGGTAAAACGCGCCGCTGCTCTGGCGGAAAAATTTCGTGCGAACGGTGCACCTGTTGTGCTGGTACGCGTGGGCTGGTCAGCGGATTTCGCCGAAGCGCTGAAACAACCGGTTGACGCCGCGACAGGCGGCCATGCGTTGCCGGATAACTGGTGGACTTACCCGCAAGCATTGGGGAAAAAAGAGAGCGACATCGAAGTAACCAAGCGTCAGTGGGGCGCCTTTTACGGCACCGATCTGGAGCTGCAACTGCGCCGTCGCGGGATTGATACCATTGTGCTGTGCGGCATTTCCACCAATATCGGGGTGGAATCCACCGCCCGTAATGCCTGGGAACTGGGCTTCTCGCTGGTGCTTGCTGAAGATGCGTGCAGCGCGGCGAATGCCGAACAGCATCAGGGCAGCATGAAAAATATCTTCCCGCGCATCAGCCGCGTGCGCAGCACGGACGAGATCCTCAGCGCGTTATGA
- the aspS gene encoding aspartate--tRNA ligase produces the protein MRTVYCGQLNQSHVGQQVTLCGWVNRRRDLGSLIFIDMRDREGIVQVFFDPDRKDAFQLASELRNEFCIQITGTVRARDAKNVNKDMATGEVEVFATELNIINRSDVLPLDSNHVNTEEARLKYRYLDLRRPEMAQRLKTRAKITSFVRRFMDDHGFLDIETPMLTKATPEGARDYLVPSRVHKGKFYALPQSPQLFKQLLMMSGFDRYYQIVKCFRDEDLRADRQPEFTQIDVETSFMTAPQVREVMEALVRQLWLEIKGVDLGDFPIMTFAEAERRYGSDKPDLRNPMELVDVADLLKTVEFKVFSGPANDAKGRVAALRVPGGAQLSRKQIDDYGKFIEIYGAKGLAYIKVNEAAKGLEGITSPVAKFLNAEIVSAILERTGAQDGDMIFFGADHKKVVADALGALRLKLGKDLNLTDEAKWAPLWVIDFPMFEDDGEGGLTAMHHPFTSPKDMTAAELKAAPEDAVANAYDMVINGYEVGGGSVRIHSGEMQQTVFSILGINEQEQREKFGFLLDALKYGTPPHAGLAFGLDRLTMLLTGTDNIRDVIAFPKTTAAACLLTEAPSFANPAALAELGIAVVKKETPENK, from the coding sequence ATGCGTACAGTATATTGCGGGCAGCTTAATCAGTCCCATGTGGGGCAGCAAGTAACGCTTTGTGGGTGGGTCAACCGTCGTCGTGACCTCGGTAGCCTTATCTTTATTGATATGCGCGATCGTGAAGGCATCGTGCAGGTGTTTTTCGACCCGGACCGTAAGGATGCGTTCCAGCTCGCCTCTGAACTGCGTAATGAGTTCTGTATTCAGATTACCGGTACCGTTCGTGCCCGTGACGCGAAAAACGTCAACAAAGATATGGCTACCGGCGAAGTTGAAGTGTTCGCCACTGAACTGAACATCATCAACCGTTCCGATGTGCTGCCGCTGGACTCCAACCACGTCAACACCGAAGAAGCGCGTCTGAAATATCGCTATCTCGATCTGCGTCGTCCGGAAATGGCGCAGCGCCTGAAAACCCGTGCGAAAATCACCAGTTTCGTGCGTCGCTTTATGGACGATCACGGCTTCCTCGATATCGAAACGCCGATGCTGACGAAAGCCACGCCGGAAGGCGCACGCGACTACCTCGTACCTTCGCGCGTGCATAAAGGCAAATTTTACGCGCTGCCGCAGTCCCCACAGCTGTTCAAACAGCTGCTGATGATGTCCGGTTTTGACCGTTATTATCAGATCGTTAAATGCTTCCGTGATGAAGACCTGCGCGCTGACCGTCAGCCGGAATTTACCCAGATTGATGTGGAAACCTCTTTCATGACCGCGCCGCAGGTGCGTGAAGTGATGGAAGCGTTAGTGCGTCAGCTGTGGCTGGAAATTAAAGGTGTTGATCTGGGGGATTTCCCGATCATGACCTTTGCTGAAGCAGAGCGCCGCTATGGTTCTGATAAACCGGATCTGCGTAACCCGATGGAACTGGTGGACGTGGCTGACCTGCTGAAAACGGTCGAATTTAAAGTCTTCTCCGGCCCGGCAAACGATGCAAAAGGTCGCGTTGCCGCGCTGCGTGTGCCAGGTGGCGCACAACTTAGCCGTAAACAAATTGACGACTACGGCAAATTTATTGAAATCTACGGCGCGAAAGGCCTGGCGTACATCAAGGTTAATGAAGCAGCGAAAGGCCTGGAAGGCATTACCAGCCCGGTGGCCAAGTTCCTGAATGCTGAAATTGTCAGCGCGATCCTTGAGCGCACGGGCGCGCAGGACGGCGACATGATCTTCTTCGGCGCGGACCACAAGAAAGTGGTTGCTGATGCGCTGGGCGCGTTGCGTCTGAAGCTCGGTAAAGATCTGAATCTGACAGACGAAGCGAAGTGGGCTCCGTTGTGGGTTATCGACTTCCCGATGTTTGAAGATGACGGTGAAGGCGGTCTGACGGCGATGCACCATCCGTTCACCTCGCCGAAAGACATGACCGCTGCCGAGCTGAAAGCGGCGCCGGAAGATGCGGTGGCTAACGCCTACGATATGGTGATCAACGGTTACGAAGTGGGCGGCGGTTCTGTCCGTATCCACAGCGGCGAAATGCAGCAGACCGTGTTCAGCATCCTGGGGATTAACGAGCAGGAACAGCGCGAGAAGTTTGGTTTCCTGCTTGATGCGCTGAAATACGGTACGCCGCCGCATGCGGGCTTGGCATTCGGCCTGGATCGTCTGACCATGCTGCTGACCGGTACCGATAACATCCGTGACGTTATTGCCTTCCCGAAAACCACGGCGGCAGCCTGTCTACTGACCGAAGCGCCGAGTTTCGCTAACCCGGCCGCGCTGGCGGAACTGGGCATTGCGGTGGTCAAAAAAGAGACCCCGGAGAATAAATAA
- the nudB gene encoding dihydroneopterin triphosphate diphosphatase → MPFKHPVSVLVVIYAQDTKRVLMLQRRDDPDFWQSVTGSLEAGENATQAALREVKEEVEIDVVCEQLTLVDCQRTVEYEIFSHLRHRYAPGVTHNTESWFCLALPHERPIVFTEHLTYRWLDAPAAAALTKSWSNRQAIEEFVINAD, encoded by the coding sequence ATGCCATTCAAGCATCCCGTTTCCGTGCTGGTGGTAATTTACGCGCAGGACACGAAACGGGTGCTGATGTTGCAGCGACGCGACGATCCCGATTTCTGGCAGTCGGTAACCGGCAGCCTGGAAGCGGGGGAGAACGCAACGCAAGCCGCCCTGCGTGAAGTAAAGGAAGAGGTCGAAATCGATGTTGTCTGCGAGCAACTGACCTTAGTCGACTGTCAGCGCACGGTGGAGTATGAAATCTTTAGTCATTTACGTCATCGCTATGCGCCGGGCGTAACGCACAATACCGAATCCTGGTTTTGTCTTGCGCTGCCCCATGAACGTCCGATTGTTTTTACCGAACATCTGACGTACCGCTGGCTTGATGCCCCCGCAGCGGCGGCATTAACCAAATCATGGAGCAACCGGCAGGCGATTGAAGAATTTGTTATTAACGCCGACTAA
- a CDS encoding YebC/PmpR family DNA-binding transcriptional regulator, whose protein sequence is MAGHSKWANTKHRKAAQDAKRGKIFTKIIRELVTAARLGGGDIGSNPRLRAAVDKALSNNMTRDTLNRAIARGVGGDDDANMETIIYEGYGPGGTAVMVECLSDNRNRTVAEVRHAFSKCGGNLGTDGSVAYLFSKKGVISFEAGDEDTIMEAALEAGAEDVVTFDDGAIDVYTAWEEMGAVRDALEAAGLKADNAEVSMIPSTKADMDAETAPKLLRLIDMLEDCDDVQEVYHNGEISDEVAATL, encoded by the coding sequence ATGGCAGGTCACAGTAAATGGGCCAACACCAAACACCGCAAAGCAGCACAGGATGCCAAGCGCGGTAAGATCTTTACCAAAATCATTCGCGAGCTGGTTACGGCTGCCCGTCTGGGCGGCGGCGATATCGGTTCCAACCCGCGTCTGCGCGCGGCGGTGGATAAAGCGTTGTCCAACAACATGACCCGCGACACCTTAAACCGTGCTATCGCGCGCGGCGTGGGCGGCGATGACGACGCGAATATGGAAACCATCATTTATGAAGGTTACGGCCCTGGCGGCACCGCGGTAATGGTTGAATGTCTGAGTGACAACCGCAACCGTACCGTTGCCGAAGTGCGTCATGCTTTCAGCAAATGCGGTGGTAACCTGGGGACTGACGGTTCCGTGGCTTATCTGTTCAGCAAAAAAGGGGTGATCTCCTTTGAAGCGGGCGACGAAGACACCATCATGGAAGCGGCGCTGGAAGCCGGTGCTGAAGACGTGGTGACCTTTGATGACGGCGCTATCGACGTCTACACCGCGTGGGAAGAGATGGGTGCCGTGCGCGATGCGCTGGAAGCGGCTGGCCTGAAAGCGGACAACGCTGAAGTGTCGATGATCCCGTCTACCAAAGCTGATATGGATGCAGAAACTGCGCCGAAACTGCTGCGTCTGATCGATATGCTGGAAGATTGCGACGACGTGCAGGAAGTCTACCATAACGGTGAGATCTCCGATGAGGTTGCGGCGACGCTGTAA
- the ruvC gene encoding crossover junction endodeoxyribonuclease RuvC yields the protein MAIILGIDPGSRVTGYGVIRQTGRQLTYLGSGCIRTKVEDLPSRLKLIYAGVTEIITQFQPDFFAIEQVFMAKNADSALKLGQARGVAIVAAVNQDLPVFEYAARQVKQTVVGIGSAEKSQVQHMVRTLLKLPANPQADAADALAIAITHCHVSQNALQVSSTRLNLARGRLR from the coding sequence ATGGCGATTATTCTCGGTATTGACCCGGGTTCGCGCGTCACCGGTTACGGTGTGATCCGCCAGACTGGAAGGCAACTGACCTACCTTGGCAGCGGCTGCATTCGCACGAAGGTCGAGGATTTACCGTCGCGCCTCAAGCTCATTTACGCAGGCGTGACGGAAATCATCACCCAGTTTCAGCCGGATTTTTTCGCCATCGAACAGGTGTTTATGGCGAAAAATGCCGATTCAGCGCTGAAACTTGGGCAGGCGCGCGGCGTGGCGATCGTTGCCGCCGTCAATCAGGATCTCCCCGTCTTTGAGTATGCTGCCCGTCAGGTCAAACAGACGGTTGTCGGTATTGGCAGCGCGGAAAAAAGCCAAGTGCAACACATGGTGCGAACCTTGCTGAAGCTTCCGGCCAATCCGCAGGCGGATGCCGCTGATGCGCTGGCAATTGCCATTACGCATTGCCATGTCAGTCAGAACGCCTTACAGGTGAGCAGTACGCGGCTTAATCTTGCCCGCGGAAGATTACGTTAA